From Solanum lycopersicum chromosome 8, SLM_r2.1, the proteins below share one genomic window:
- the LOC138338070 gene encoding jasmonate-induced oxygenase 1-like — MDYGVPSEIVENFTSSLHELFDLPMEQKLKGGKTSSFPLGYYASNPDYEKNFPWAEILQLLQSPEIVVQFAKKKHNDRVHGRNGQAWDDYNGDQVWTNGRLKSVIHWAVVNKEKQRLSMAYFMNPTSSATIECPPQLIDSVSNPRKYVPFTWGELQHLLLTTRRVRAKAVAINNFLISS; from the exons ATGGACTATGGGGTGCCTAGTGAGATAGTTGAGAATTTTACCAGTAGCTTGCACGAGCTTTTTGATCTTCCCATGGAACAAAAGCTCAAAGGTGGCAAAACATCAAGCTTCCCATTGGGGTATTACGCATCAAATCCCGACTATGAGAAGAACTTTCCTTGGGCTGAAATCTTGCAGCTACTGCAGTCACCTGAAATAGTTGTCCAATTCGCAAAAAAG AAACACAATGATAGAGTACATGGAAGAAATGGACAAGCTTGGGATGATTATAATGGAGAT CAAGTTTGGACAAATGGAAGGTTAAAGAGTGTTATACACTGGGCAGTGGTGAATAAGGAGAAGCAGAGGCTATCAATGGCATATTTCATGAATCCAACAAGCAGTGCAACAATTGAATGCCCTCCACAGCTTATTGATTCAGTTTCTAATCCAAGAAAATATGTACCTTTTACGTGGGGTGAACTGCAGCACCTTCTTTTGACTACCAGGAGGGTTAGGGCCAAAGCTGTTGCCATCAATAATTTCCTTATTTCTAGTTGA
- the LOC138337023 gene encoding probable polyamine transporter At1g31830 yields MGEFDDGEYAGINEVTSPRENNARKVSVLPLLFLIFYEVSGGPFGVEDTVRAAGPLLALLGFLVFPFIWSVPEALITAEMGTMFPENGGYVVWVSSALGPYWGFQLGWMKWLSGVIDNALYPVLFLDYLKSAIPALGGGLPRVLAVLVLTVVLTYMNYRGLTIVGWVAVSLGILSILPFVVMGLISIPKLRPSRWLVVDVQSVDWNLYLNTLFWNLNYWDSISTLAGEVHNPKKTLPKALFYAVILVVLSYFFPLLIGTGAIPLEHDLWTDGYFSDIAKILGGVWLRVWIQGAAAASNMGMFVAEMSSDSFQLLGMAERGLLPEFFSKRSRYGTPLFGILFSASGVILLSWLSFQEIVAAENFLYCFGMILEFIAFVLLRMKYPHAPRPFKIHGGTVGAILLCIPPTILICVVLALSSFKVMVVSLAAVAIGLVMQPCLKLIENKRWLKFSISSDLPDDITTHEPLLR; encoded by the coding sequence ATGGGGGAGTTCGATGATGGAGAGTATGCAGGGATTAATGAGGTTACATCACCCAGAGAAAATAATGCTAGGAAAGTTTCAGTcttgcctttacttttcctcaTTTTCTATGAGGTTTCTGGTGGTCCTTTTGGTGTTGAGGACACTGTGCGGGCAGCTGGTCCTCTTCTTGCTCTTTTGGGGTTCTTGGTTTTCCCATTCATATGGAGTGTCCCTGAGGCATTGATTACAGCTGAAATGGGCACCATGTTCCCTGAAAATGGTGGTTATGTTGTGTGGGTTTCATCGGCTTTAGGTCCTTATTGGGGCTTTCAGCTAGGTTGGATGAAATGGTTGAGTGGAGTCATTGACAATGCACTTTACCCTGTTTTGTTCTTGGATTATCTGAAATCAGCCATCCCTGCATTAGGTGGTGGGCTTCCTAGAGTACTAGCGGTTTTGGTCCTTACTGTGGTTCTTACTTACATGAACTACAGAGGCTTAACTATTGTAGGATGGGTTGCTGTTTCGCTTGGTATACTGTCAATTCTTCCTTTTGTGGTTATGGGGCTCATTTCGATTCCCAAATTAAGGCCTTCAAGATGGTTAGTGGTAGATGTACAAAGTGTTGATTGGAACTTGTATCTGAATACTCTCTTCTGGAATCTAAATTACTGGGACTCAATCAGTACTCTTGCTGGAGAAGTACATAACCCAAAGAAGACTCTACCTAAAGCTCTCTTTTATGCTGTTATTCTAGTTGTTCTGTCCTACTTTTTCCCTTTGTTAATTGGTACCGGAGCTATTCCTCTTGAGCATGACTTATGGACTGATGGCTATTTCTCTGATATTGCGAAAATACTGGGTGGAGTCTGGCTCAGAGTTTGGATTCAAGGGGCAGCTGCAGCGTCAAATATGGGAATGTTTGTGGCCGAGATGAGCAGCGACTCTTTTCAGTTACTTGGTATGGCAGAGAGGGGTTTGCTGCCTGAGTTCTTCTCTAAGAGATCTCGTTACGGAACTCCTTTATTTGGGATCCTCTTCTCAGCTTCTGGTGTGATTTTACTGTCATGGCTGAGCTTTCAAGAGATAGTAGCTGCAGAAAATTTCTTGTATTGCTTTGGCATGATCTTGGAATTTATAGCATTTGTATTGTTAAGGATGAAGTATCCCCATGCACCACGCCCGTTCAAGATACATGGGGGAACTGTTGGAGCCATCCTACTGTGTATACCTCCAACCATTCTCATATGTGTTGTTTTGGCCTTGTCTTCATTCAAAGTCATGGTTGTAAGCCTTGCCGCCGTTGCAATTGGTTTGGTGATGCAACCTTGTCTTAAGCTTATCGAGAATAAGAGATGGTTGAAGTTCTCTATTAGTTCTGATCTTCCTGATGATATTACAACACATGAACCTTTACTTCGTTGA